The Bubalus bubalis isolate 160015118507 breed Murrah chromosome 2, NDDB_SH_1, whole genome shotgun sequence genome includes the window AGAATTGCAAAAAGATTAAAAGGTGAAACATGGGAattggcagaaagagaagaaagaagttaAATGTGTAAAACAAGAATATTCTCCACTtgctgttaaagaaaagaaactgcagaTCACAAATAGCACAATCTGGAAGCTTAGCTTTGCGATGTGGTGGGACTTACTGTTAGTTTCAACCTTTGCCTTTTGCTCTGTTTCAACATctagaaaatgtaaatttcattTGCCTGCATCTATTCATCATTCAGGAGGACCTAACTCAAACCTCAACAGTTTAGCATTTTCCCCAAGTTATTTATTCCGGGCAAAATAACcataaaagtcatttaaaaagtcAATGCAAGCTTATGATAATTGACACATCACGCCAGAAGTTCAAAATATGcctatttttttcctaaagattcATTTTTCTCCCTACTAGGATGCCTTTTAAACATTTATGGCAAATGGCTAGACCTTGAAGACAACGTGATGATACACTTATTAGAAACACTCGAAACAGATTTACTGAGATGTAGACGAGACAATATAAAATTCGTTTTATTAATTGCTGCAATTATATTCAAACCAAACGAGAGTGTCTCTCTGTCCGGTCCACAACATTGCTCCATGGCACCCCACCGAGTGACCTGCTTTTCGCTCAGGTCTTCCTTTCATTCCAAGTCAGGAGCCAGGACAATCCAAAGACAGTCCCACATCTctgaaatacttaaaattcttCTCTCTTCCAAAAAGGTGACTTCACAAGCACTTTGTCTGACACCTTTCTACTGCCTGCTCCCCTCCAAGTCCGGATACACTCGGGCGGGCGGCGGGGTAGGGTCTGCAAGGCCGGCTCCTGATAAGAATTATCTCCGGGGAGCCGAGTCCGCCGGGTCCCCGGGGGTGGTCCCAGCCCGGTTCCCACCGCACCGCCCCTGCCGCATTCCTGAGCCGGGAGCGCACCGGGGAGGGGGTCCGCCTAcccgcgcccccacccccagccaggtgAGCGCCGCCGGCCTCTCGGGGGTCTGCTCACCCGGGCCCGGATGCCGGGACCTGTCGAGGCTGGGTAGCCCCAAGGGCGGACAGAAAAAGAAGGGTTTTCTACTTTGTCGGTCGAGGGCTGGATGTCTGAGTTCGGACAGGTTCCGGGACGCTGGCCAGCTGCGCGCGCTGCGGTGCGACCCGGCGCGGGACCTGTTGCAACCCGTCCCCACCCCGCCCTCGCCGGCGCGGCACCTGGGCCCGGGAGGCGCGGCCCGGGCGGGCCCGCGCTGCCCTCCGCCGCCCGACGCGCAGGTGACTCCCCGCCTCCTGCGCCCTGGGCCTCCTGGGACGCGAACCTTCGGCGCGGGCGCGGCTGTGCACGGCGCGGGGCGCTCCCGGCGGTGAGTGGGGTCCTTGCTCCCGATCCTCCCTGGAGGGTGCGGGGCGACGACTGGGGCGGGGACCGCCGACACCCCCGGGCGGCCGGGAGGGGAGGGCGCGCGCGCGGGATCGGACGGTTGCGGGCGTGGAGTCGGGTCCTCgcctttttctgcttttctttcctggGCGCGCGGGTTAGGAAGTTTGCAAAGTTCCGTCTCTGGCGGGCCGCGTTCGGCCGGCCCAGGGACCCGCTTCGCCCGCGGTGGGCTTTGGATCCCGTTTCCTCGTGGCTCCGGGGTCCACGGCGCCGGGGGTCCCGGAGGGGCGCGTGTGCGGGAGCCGCAGCTGTACCGCCCGTGGGTGTACTTCAGATCCCGCGTGGGGAACCGAGCTCAAAATGGAAAATCCAAGTTTACCTGGACACCCTCTCCCGTTTGTGTGGGTCCCGCTTCTGCTCTCAGAGGGGTCCAGATTTTAGAAACTTTGAGTTTCCCGGCCCCTGGGTCTGTGACCTTGGCAAGCTCGCCGGGTCGTTCTGCTTCCTATCAGATTCTGAGAACCGCTGCTGCGGGTGCTGGTGGCCCTCAGAGGAGAGGCGATTACTGCTGGCGAGTCGCATGGAGACGTTAGGCCTGTTCTTTGTGTCCTGTTGGGAGAATGATTACCTCCATGGGGCGTGGGGGTGGAAGGGGGCAGGTAACATGTGTGTGTCAGACGTTGGAATTACGGGTGAGTGAAGAGACAACAGTGCTTTATAGAGAAGAGGCTGGCGGTCCGGGAGCACAGGTTTGCCTGGGGACTGTGCCCAGAGGGATGCGGCTATAAAGTGGAGTTAAGAGCTAaagtcttagggcttccctggtggctcagctggtaaagaatctgccagcaatgtgggagacactgggttcgatccctgggtcagaaagatcctctggagaagggaaagggtaaccattccagtattctggcctggagaattccatggactgtccatggggttgcaaagagtcggacacgactgagcaactttcacttcacttcacttcaagagcCAAGGAGGCCAGAACAGTAGAAAAGAGCCGTGCTGGTGGCCAGTAGTCGAGAAGAGGCTGGATGTCCCAGGGCTCCTTTCCAGATTCCCCTGGAGATTCTTCTGCCGGGTTACCGCCAGGCACCTCCCCTCTTCCTTGTGTCATCCCCAACACAGGGagaaccccagggaagtccatgattgATGCTGAATCAGACTTGACAAGATATAGGCTAGGAAACAGTGAGGAACGAGAAAGCTGGTCTTTTTGGTCTTCCAGAATAACCAAAGAAGGGGGAGTGGTGTGAAACCAGATCGGGCAGGGGTGGGCTGGGTCCTTGGTTTTGTTTGATTTCTCCCTGTCTTCCTACTGTTCCCGGAGTGACAGAGGCCCCCACACACCTTCCAGTCAAAATTGCG containing:
- the LOC102402022 gene encoding translation initiation factor IF-2, which produces MAPHRVTCFSLRSSFHSKSGARTIQRQSHISEILKILLSSKKVTSQALCLTPFYCLLPSKSGYTRAGGGVGSARPAPDKNYLRGAESAGSPGVVPARFPPHRPCRIPEPGAHRGGGPPTRAPTPSQVSAAGLSGVCSPGPGCRDLSRLGSPKGGQKKKGFLLCRSRAGCLSSDRFRDAGQLRALRCDPARDLLQPVPTPPSPARHLGPGGAARAGPRCPPPPDAQVTPRLLRPGPPGTRTFGAGAAVHGAGRSRRHPDTSLSFMNGHLKVPLSKICKHGVLINAVLLE